In Desulfatiglans anilini DSM 4660, the following proteins share a genomic window:
- a CDS encoding molybdopterin molybdotransferase MoeA, whose amino-acid sequence MESFFKLKTTAEVVALINAFDPLDEESLPVDKAFGRVLRRDFLAPEDLPAFFKSAMDGFAVRARDTFGASEGLPALLNLAGEVRMGAAPKVKVGEQEAVRIATGGMLPDGADGVVMVEYAELLDETTLEVSRPIAPLENVIQPGDDFRKGVLVIPKGVRLRMQEIGALAGFGCAEVSVHRRPVVGIISTGDEIVPSDALPSPGQVRDINRYTLEAFCLRHGAEPQHFGICPDRFEALEGKMTEALGLCDTVWVSGGSSVGMRDLTLSVLEALPGFELLVHGVSISPGKPTILGRCGGKPFVGLPGHVASALVVAEVFLRPLLGRLSGVAAEAEERPKEVSARLARNIESVTGREDYVRVRLFDDAGTLAAEPVFGKSGLISTLIRADGLVKIGLHTEGLYQGETVRVTLLE is encoded by the coding sequence ATGGAGTCTTTTTTCAAGCTGAAAACGACTGCCGAAGTCGTAGCCCTGATCAACGCCTTCGATCCTTTGGATGAGGAAAGCCTGCCGGTCGACAAGGCCTTTGGCCGCGTACTTAGGCGGGATTTCCTTGCCCCGGAAGACCTGCCGGCCTTTTTCAAATCTGCGATGGACGGGTTTGCCGTCCGGGCCAGAGACACCTTCGGGGCTTCCGAGGGACTCCCGGCCCTTCTGAATCTGGCTGGAGAGGTTCGTATGGGCGCTGCTCCCAAGGTCAAGGTGGGGGAGCAGGAGGCCGTGCGGATTGCCACGGGCGGCATGCTGCCCGACGGTGCCGACGGGGTGGTCATGGTGGAGTATGCGGAGCTGCTGGACGAAACGACCCTGGAGGTTTCACGGCCGATCGCGCCCCTTGAGAATGTCATCCAGCCGGGAGACGATTTCAGGAAGGGCGTGCTGGTGATCCCGAAGGGCGTGCGCCTGCGCATGCAGGAGATCGGGGCACTGGCCGGTTTCGGTTGCGCGGAGGTTTCGGTCCACCGGCGTCCGGTGGTCGGGATCATTTCGACGGGCGATGAGATCGTCCCCTCTGATGCGCTGCCGTCTCCCGGCCAGGTGAGAGACATCAACCGCTATACGCTGGAGGCCTTCTGCCTCCGCCACGGTGCGGAGCCGCAGCATTTCGGGATCTGTCCGGACCGGTTCGAGGCCCTCGAGGGCAAGATGACGGAGGCCCTGGGGCTTTGCGACACCGTCTGGGTATCGGGGGGCAGTTCGGTCGGCATGCGCGACTTGACCCTTTCCGTCCTGGAGGCCCTGCCCGGGTTCGAACTGCTTGTCCACGGGGTCTCCATCAGCCCGGGCAAACCGACCATTCTCGGCCGTTGCGGCGGCAAGCCTTTCGTGGGGCTGCCCGGGCATGTCGCCTCGGCGCTGGTGGTGGCGGAGGTTTTTCTGCGCCCGCTGCTCGGAAGGCTTTCCGGGGTGGCCGCAGAGGCTGAGGAGCGGCCGAAGGAGGTCTCGGCCCGCCTGGCGCGCAACATCGAATCCGTCACGGGCCGAGAAGATTACGTCCGCGTCAGGCTTTTCGACGACGCAGGAACCCTGGCGGCCGAGCCCGTTTTCGGGAAATCCGGCCTCATATCCACGCTGATCCGTGCCGACGGGCTCGTGAAGATCGGTTTGCACACCGAGGGGCTTTATCAGGGGGAGACCGTGCGTGTCACGCTGCTCGAGTGA
- a CDS encoding GNAT family N-acetyltransferase: protein MTASSGPRASIDQKYPKEILLPDGREVLIRPPGKADAEGLLGLFQRLPLIERWCFGENPCERGVVEGWIDRHLEGRTFGILALCEDEVVGFGTILRPGYGGRRHTSTLQLAVLPTFRKLGLCTWMTLDLIRRAMEFDIETLRADLVMGLENDVIEALGQCAFVERCVVEDGFRCPDGMCYVTVVMTRTLYPTWGDF from the coding sequence ATGACAGCGTCGAGCGGACCCCGCGCATCGATCGACCAAAAATACCCCAAGGAGATTCTCCTGCCGGACGGGCGGGAAGTGCTCATCCGCCCTCCCGGCAAGGCGGACGCCGAAGGGCTGCTCGGGCTTTTTCAAAGGCTGCCGCTCATCGAGCGCTGGTGTTTCGGTGAAAATCCCTGCGAACGGGGCGTCGTGGAAGGCTGGATCGATCGGCATCTGGAGGGTCGCACATTCGGCATTCTAGCCCTTTGTGAAGACGAAGTGGTGGGATTCGGCACCATTTTACGCCCCGGCTACGGCGGCCGCCGCCACACAAGCACCCTGCAACTCGCGGTCCTGCCCACGTTTCGAAAGCTCGGCCTGTGCACATGGATGACCCTGGACCTGATTCGCCGGGCCATGGAGTTCGACATCGAGACCCTCCGCGCGGACCTCGTGATGGGGCTCGAAAACGACGTGATCGAGGCGCTCGGCCAGTGCGCCTTCGTCGAACGGTGTGTCGTCGAGGACGGCTTCAGGTGCCCGGACGGGATGTGCTACGTCACGGTGGTGATGACGAGAACGCTCTATCCGACCTGGGGCGATTTTTGA
- a CDS encoding DMT family transporter — protein MSHFVLFALMFAGGMAVALQPSINARLAQKVGFLESSCISFAVGTLALLAVVLVTGRGSLKGIYDAVWWELTGGFLGAMFVTLTIVAVPRIGTAAAMGATIAAQLTTGLILDHYGWFGFKGIPFDLRRMAGVLLLMLGALLLFKR, from the coding sequence ATGTCCCATTTCGTTCTGTTCGCACTGATGTTCGCCGGCGGCATGGCCGTGGCGCTCCAGCCCTCCATCAACGCCCGCCTCGCCCAGAAGGTGGGGTTCCTCGAGAGTTCTTGCATATCCTTCGCCGTCGGAACCCTGGCCCTCCTGGCCGTGGTGCTCGTGACGGGGCGCGGGAGCCTGAAGGGGATTTACGACGCCGTGTGGTGGGAGTTGACGGGCGGGTTTCTGGGGGCTATGTTCGTGACCCTGACGATCGTCGCTGTTCCCCGAATCGGGACGGCCGCCGCCATGGGGGCGACGATCGCGGCGCAGTTGACCACGGGGCTGATCCTGGACCACTACGGTTGGTTCGGGTTCAAAGGGATCCCCTTCGACCTCCGGCGCATGGCGGGGGTGCTGCTCCTCATGCTGGGCGCCCTGCTGCTCTTCAAGCGGTAG